The following are from one region of the Vitis riparia cultivar Riparia Gloire de Montpellier isolate 1030 chromosome 14, EGFV_Vit.rip_1.0, whole genome shotgun sequence genome:
- the LOC117930062 gene encoding retinoblastoma-related protein-like → MTKWVSSQKSLASLLIYEPWYMRDRMIWVAFQFSGDTMNICGYKRKFEAIVSPADTTSQLSPCTPAQWLQTVICSLPAKPSAELERFMSSCDGNVTDKVICRASIILGAIFPRGYNGNRCMSSGLHNSSLMNSGWIEQRQEEALKLYYKVLESICESEAQKLQGRNLAQLLTNERFHRCMLVCSAELVSAAHMGARMLFPTVLERIGITAFDLSRVTESFIKHEGSLPRELKRHLNSMEELMLESMVWGKGSSLYNSLIVARPSLAEEIRRLGLLAKPMPSLDAIAADNLLSYGGLPHPPGQNGNARSSEKVSSELHNSSALPMKEHSPVLNDQKPRKPPPSPPLLSAFASPTQPNPGGRVSTCLDTRINLLFEKVAKLAAVRINHLTLKLKPLQPIREIVYGLFHRILNQKTALCFNRHVDQIILCCFYIIVKDSKLELTFKEIKDSYVKQPQHGPQVVGHVFVNRSPAHGNGKNREDHIDIVAFYKEIFLWAVKPLLVEVKPAKVSDQAPDQAANNADDECPGSPRTSPFPSIPDLSPKKVSPSHNVYLSPLQPSKKEALISTGAKSYYAYFGESTRAYQSPSKDLTTINNCLRRPKLRRRLDVEFVSHSEVARALFHHQSA, encoded by the exons ATGACGAAGTGGGTCTCTTCCCAAAAAAGCTTGGCTTCTCTTCTTATATATGAACCTTGGTACATGAGAGATCGGATGATCTGG GTAGCTTTTCAGTTTTCAGGAGATACCATGAACATCTGTGGCTACAAG AGAAAATTTGAGGCTATAGTCTCCCCAGCAGACACTACAAGCCAGCTTTCTCCATGCACTCCTGCACAGTGGCTCCAAACTGTCATTTGTTCACTTCCTGCAAAACCATCTGCAGAATTGGAGAGGTTCATGTCATCATGTGATGGGAATGTAACTGATAAGGTGATATGCAGGGCCAGCATAATATTGGGGGCCATATTTCCCAGGGGTTATAATGGGAACCGATGTATGAGTTCTGGTTTGCATAATAGCAGCTTGATGAATAGTGGGTGGATAGAGCAGAGACAAGAGGAAGCTCTGAAATTATACTATAAGGTTTTGGAATCCATTTGTGAATCTGAAGCTCAAAAGCTGCAGGGAAGGAACTTGGCCCAGCTGTTAACTAATGAGAGGTTCCACAGATGCATGCTAGTATGTTCAGCTGAACTGGTTTCAGCAGCTCATATGGGAGCTAGGATGCTGTTTCCTACAGTATTGGAGAGAATTGGTATAACTGCATTTGATCTGAGCAGAGTGACTGAAAGTTTCATTAAACATGAAGGGTCACTTCCAAGAGAATTGAAGAGGCACCTGAATTCTATGGAAGAGCTAATGTTGGAGAGCATGGTATGGGGAAAAGGTTCCTCCTTATACAATTCTCTGATTGTTGCAAGACCATCCCTTGCTGAAGAAATACGTCGGCTCGGCCTACTTGCAAAGCCTATGCCATCACTGGATGCAATTGCTGCAGATAATCTTCTTTCATATGGAGGCTTGCCTCACCCACCTG GCCAGAATGGAAATGCTAGATCTTCAGAGAAAGTATCCAGTGAACTACACAACTCCTCTGCATTACCAATGAAGGAACATTCACCTGTTCTTAATGATCAAAAGCCAAGGAAGCCACCACCATCACCCCCTCTGCTGTCTGCATTTGCCAG TCCAACACAGCCAAATCCAGGAGGCAGAGTCTCTACTTGCCTGGACACACGGATTAATCTGCTCTTTGAGAAG GTGGCAAAGTTAGCAGCAGTACGAATCAATCATCTGACTCTGAAGCTAAAACCGTTGCAGCCGATCAGAGAGATTGTCTATGGCTTATTTCATCGGATCCTAAATCAAAAAACTGCCCTTTGTTTCAACCGGCATGTTGACCAGATCATCCTCTGCTGTTTCTACATCATTGTAAAG GACTCTAAACTAGAACTGACCTTTAAGGAGATCAAAGACAGCTATGTGAAGCAACCACAACATGGACCTCAAGTGGTCGGCCATGTGTTTGTTAACAGGTCACCAGCACATGGGAATGGG AAAAACAGGGAGGATCACATTGATATTGTCGCATTTTACAAGGAAATCTTCCTCTGGGCTGTAAAGCCTTTACTGGTTGAGGTTAAACCTGCCAAAGTGTCTGACCAAGCTCCTGATCAGGCTGCAAATAATGCTGATG ATGAGTGTCCCGGTTCACCTCGGACTTCTCCGTTTCCAAGCATTCCTGATTTATCTCCGAAGAAAGTCTCTCCCTCGCACAATGTCTACCTATCCCCACTGCAACCATCAAAG AAGGAAGCATTGATCTCAACGGGTGCTAAAAGCTATTATGCATATTTTGGGGAGAGCACTCGTGCTTACCAGAGCCCCTCCAAAGATCTCACTACAATTAACAACTGTTTGCGCAG GCCAAAGCTGAGACGCCGTCTGGATGTAGAGTTTGTTAGTCACTCTGAAGTGGCCAGGGCCCTCTTCCATCATCAATCAGCATGA
- the LOC117931308 gene encoding potassium transporter 4: MEPESGTSSRNPSQLSWVNLSRNLVLAYQSFGVVYGDLSTSPLYVYKSTFIGKLQNHQNEEAIFGAFSLIFWTLTLVPLLKYVFILLSADDNGEGGTFALYSLLCRHARFSLLPNQQAADEELSAYKYGPSTQAVGSSPLKRFLEKHKRLRTALLLVVLFGACMVIGDGVLTPAISVLSSVSGLQVTENKLTDGEVLLLACVILVGLFALQHFGTHRVAFIFAPVVIIWLLSIFCIGLYNTIRWNPKIVRAFSPLFIIKFFRETGKEGWISLGGILLSITGTEAMFADLGHFAAFSIRLAFAFVVYPCLVVQYMGQAAFLSKNIPSISSSFYDSIPDTVFWPVFIIATLAAIVGSQAVITATFSIIKQCHALGCFPRVKVVHTSRHIYGQIYIPEINWILMILTLAITIGFRDTTLIGNAYGLACVTVMFITTCLMTLVIVFVWQKSVLIAALFLLFFGFIEGVYLTAAFMKVPQGGWVPIVLSCIFMGIMYVWHYGTCKKYNFDLHNKVSLKWLLGLGPSLGIVRVPGIGLIYSELATGVPAIFSHFVTNLPAFHNVLVFVCVKSVPVPYVSPEERFLIGRVCPRPYRMYRCIVRYGYKDIQRDDGDFENLLVQSIAEFIQMEAEEPQFSSSESSSIDGRMAVISTRTIQSSSTLMATEQEGLGVSNSFQSSKSLSLPGLLSAYDDENPQIRRRRVRFQLPPNPGMDASVREELIDLIQAKEAGVAYIMGHSYVKARRSSSFLKKIVIDMGYSFLRKNCRGPAVALNIPHISLIEVGMIYYV, encoded by the exons ATGGAGCCGGAATCTGGAACTTCCTCCCGAAACCCTTCCCAG CTTTCATGGGTGAATCTCTCCAGAAATCTAGTATTAGCTTACCAAAGCTTTGGTGTGGTATATGGAGACCTGAGCACTTCACCACTTTATGTTTATAAGAGCACATTTATAGGGAAGTtgcaaaatcatcaaaatgagGAAGCAATATTTGGCGCATTTTCCTTGATCTTTTGGACCCTTACATTGGTACCTTTGCTCAAGTATGTTTTCATCCTGTTGAGTGCAGATGATAATGGTGAAG GTGGGACATTTGCTCTTTACTCGCTGCTTTGTAGGCATGCCAGGTTTAGTTTACTTCCCAATCAACAAGCCGCTGATGAGGAGCTCTCTGCCTACAAATATGGTCCTTCAACACAGGCCGTGGGATCTTCTCCATTAAAGAGATTTCTTGAGAAGCACAAAAGGCTGCGAACTGCTTTACTTCTTGTTGTATTATTTGGTGCTTGCATGGTCATAGGTGACGGAGTGCTTACTCCTGCAATTTCAG TTCTATCATCAGTATCTGGCTTGCAAGTTacagaaaataaattaactGATG GTGAAGTCCTCTTGCTTGCCTGTGTCATATTGGTGGGATTGTTTGCTCTGCAGCATTTTGGTACCCACAGGGTAGCTTTTATATTTGCACCGGTAGTTATCATCTGGTTGCTATCAATTTTTTGCATTGGGCTCTACAACACTATACGTTGGAACCCAAAAATTGTGCGCGCATTTTCCCCACTTTTTATCATCAAGTTCTTTAGAGAGACTGGTAAAGAGGGCTGGATTTCCCTGGGAGGGATCCTCCTTTCTATCACAG GTACTGAAGCTATGTTTGCTGATCTTGGTCATTTCGCTGCCTTTTCGATAAGG CTTGCATTTGCATTTGTTGTATACCCCTGTTTGGTAGTACAGTATATGGGTCAGGCTGCTTTCCTGTCTAAGAACATCCCCTCCATTAGTTCCAGCTTCTATGACTCAATACCTG ACACTGTTTTTTGGCCTGTCTTCATTATTGCCACACTCGCAGCTATTGTTGGCAGTCAGGCCGTTATCACTGCTACCTTCTCCATAATTAAACAATGCCATGCACTTGGTTGCTTTCCACGAGTCAAAGTTGTCCACACCTCAAGACATATCTATGGGCAGATCTATATCCCAGAGATAAACTGGATCCTTATGATCCTTACTCTTGCTATTACTATTGGATTTCGAGACACGACCTTAATAGGGAATGCTTATG GTCTTGCTTGTGTGACAGTTATGTTCATCACCACTTGTCTCATGACACTGGTCATAGTCTTTGTTTGGCAGAAAAGTGTTCTAATAGCTGCCCTGTTCCTTCTCTTCTTCGGGTTCATTGAGGGTGTCTACCTAACTGCGGCATTCATGAAGGTTCCTCAGGGTGGATGGGTCCCTATTGTGCTCTCATGCATCTTCATGGGTATTATGTATGTCTGGCATTATGGGACTTGCAAGAAGTACAACTTCGATCTGCACAATAAAGTCTCTCTAAAATGGTTGCTTGGCCTAGGTCCCAGCCTTGGCATCGTTCGTGTGCCTGGAATAGGCCTTATATACTCAGAATTGGCAACGGGTGTTCCTGCAATCTTTTCTCACTTTGTAACAAATCTCCCTGCATTTCATAACGTGTTAGTTTTTGTTTGTGTAAAATCGGTTCCAGTCCCCTATGTCTCACCTGAGGAGCGCTTCCTCATTGGACGAGTTTGCCCAAGACCATACCGTATGTACCGGTGCATTGTCAGGTATGGGTACAAGGACATCCAACGTGATGATGGAGACTTTGAGAACCTGCTTGTCCAAAGCATTGCTGAGTTCATCCAAATGGAAGCAGAAGAACCCCAGTTTTCATCCTCGGAGAGTTCATCAATTGATGGGAGGATGGCAGTTATAAGCACTAGAACGATTCAGTCCAGCTCAACCTTAATGGCAACTGAGCAAGAGGGCTTAGGTGTGAGCAACTCCTTCCAAAGCAGCAAATCTTTAAGCCTCCCCGGTTTGCTATCTGCTTATGATGATGAGAACCCACAGATTCGGAGGCGCCGAGTGAGGTTCCAGTTGCCACCAAACCCTGGGATGGATGCTTCAGTAAGGGAAGAGCTGATTGACTTGATCCAAGCCAAGGAGGCGGGGGTTGCTTATATAATGGGTCACTCATATGTGAAGGCCAGGAGATCTTCCTCATTCTTGAAAAAGATTGTGATTGATATGGGATACTCGTTTCTCAGGAAGAACTGCAGGGGCCCAGCTGTCGCGCTTAACATTCCTCACATCAGCCTTATTGAAGTTGGCATGATATATTACGTGTAG